A genomic window from Fibrobacterota bacterium includes:
- a CDS encoding HEAT repeat domain-containing protein, with translation MRHPYAARLEMAVNSRLAVEASISDGISLGLRAGILDEHDDPVGLAIGFDDLLFPKEGYLFGQEPPAHGLASGRAWMAVSRSQFHVRSRAAISARTGESDLAVVPHFALESDTRFPVSLGWEAWYEFDDIRQSVGLSFKWDPVHVSMGFSEFQAWVFQNNEFGWTDIPPRGALTGVANPGWWIAVHWELPRLANREAIPLQVHCPAAAIDERALQPVADILQQRLLRADVAELAVRAAVDTGVDPVLMSILRQRILAGGDASRKILWRIGLDPATIAGERLQAVVTLGLRPQMADTAGYAELSRDADPALRRETAMALSRLPIEHAEPVLRVLAMDPEESVRIMARTLLQSAKAR, from the coding sequence GTGCGCCACCCCTACGCCGCCCGATTGGAAATGGCGGTCAATTCCCGTCTGGCGGTGGAAGCGTCGATTTCCGACGGGATCTCGCTGGGGCTGCGCGCGGGCATCCTCGACGAGCACGACGATCCGGTGGGTTTGGCGATCGGGTTCGACGACCTGTTGTTTCCCAAGGAGGGATACCTTTTCGGCCAGGAGCCACCCGCCCACGGCTTGGCCTCCGGAAGGGCGTGGATGGCCGTTTCGCGCAGCCAGTTCCATGTGCGCTCGCGGGCGGCGATCTCAGCGCGCACCGGCGAAAGCGACCTGGCCGTGGTGCCTCATTTCGCGCTGGAAAGCGACACCAGGTTTCCGGTTTCGCTGGGCTGGGAGGCCTGGTACGAATTTGACGATATCCGTCAAAGCGTCGGTCTGTCGTTCAAGTGGGATCCCGTGCACGTGTCCATGGGCTTCAGCGAGTTCCAGGCGTGGGTCTTCCAGAACAACGAATTCGGATGGACCGACATCCCGCCCCGAGGGGCGCTCACGGGTGTGGCCAATCCGGGATGGTGGATCGCCGTCCATTGGGAGTTGCCAAGGCTGGCCAACCGCGAGGCGATCCCGCTGCAAGTTCACTGCCCGGCGGCGGCCATCGATGAACGGGCGCTCCAACCGGTGGCGGACATCTTGCAGCAGCGCCTGCTGAGGGCCGATGTCGCCGAGCTCGCCGTTCGAGCCGCGGTGGATACCGGAGTGGATCCGGTGCTCATGTCGATCCTTCGTCAGAGGATCCTGGCGGGCGGGGACGCCTCGCGAAAGATCTTGTGGCGCATCGGACTGGATCCCGCGACCATCGCGGGCGAGCGTTTGCAAGCGGTGGTGACGCTGGGCTTGCGTCCCCAGATGGCGGATACGGCCGGTTACGCGGAGCTCTCCCGCGATGCGGACCCGGCATTGCGCCGGGAAACGGCGATGGCCCTTTCCCGGCTTCCCATCGAACATGCGGAGCCGGTGCTTCGCGTTTTGGCGATGGATCCGGAAGAATCCGTGCGCATCATGGCCAGGACCTTGCTCCAGAGCGCCAAGGCGAGGTAG
- a CDS encoding metallophosphoesterase family protein — protein sequence MTFIVRHVHIPATTDESLSIAHLSDLHVRTGGRLLSALHAHLEQDPPDVVAFTGDGFDLPAGARRVEGFFREVASRWPVVFVLGNHERFWGKRIWEPLTRIPGCHFLEREPFRHRSGTTRFEFTDLSATQAPPEPGTVRVILHHDPEDLPAQGVDGTPLALAGHLHGGQVVWWKNRAGALFPGSWLYRNLSDKKRLGSTWLVVSRGLGDTLPLRWNCPHEIVRIRLGGDPIEGS from the coding sequence ATGACATTTATTGTCCGACACGTCCACATACCGGCGACGACCGATGAATCCCTCTCCATCGCCCATCTTTCCGACCTCCACGTGCGCACCGGTGGGCGCCTCCTTTCCGCCTTGCACGCCCACTTGGAACAGGACCCTCCCGACGTGGTCGCCTTCACCGGCGACGGGTTCGATCTCCCCGCCGGAGCCCGCCGGGTCGAAGGCTTTTTCCGGGAGGTGGCCTCGCGGTGGCCGGTGGTCTTCGTGTTGGGAAACCACGAACGTTTCTGGGGAAAACGGATTTGGGAGCCTCTGACGCGGATCCCTGGATGCCATTTTCTGGAACGGGAGCCCTTCCGACATCGTTCAGGGACCACCCGGTTCGAATTTACGGACCTTTCCGCCACCCAGGCGCCGCCAGAGCCCGGCACGGTCCGCGTCATTCTGCACCACGACCCCGAAGATCTGCCCGCGCAGGGAGTGGACGGCACCCCGTTGGCGCTGGCGGGACACCTGCACGGCGGCCAGGTGGTGTGGTGGAAAAACCGCGCGGGCGCTTTGTTTCCGGGAAGCTGGCTCTACCGCAACCTCTCGGACAAAAAACGACTGGGATCCACCTGGCTGGTGGTCAGCCGCGGTCTGGGCGACACCCTGCCCCTCCGATGGAACTGTCCCCACGAGATCGTGCGCATCCGTCTGGGCGGAGATCCGATCGAAGGTTCCTAG
- a CDS encoding pentapeptide repeat-containing protein, which produces MTSWQLAAGTEGSTAPVVLPREASELVKTLEDLVARNEPLREASLEGAPLRGANLRKANLECANLRRADLSDANLRGADLEDAELDHAILSGANLKHADLSGADLKHADLRGANLQKANLEGADLSEADLSGANLSGANLEDTVLIRAKFNNADLSEASLNRADCLETDFRNARMVDVDLIDARLISTDLREANLMLAEFQGSLMRHAKLEGAGLGGSDFTGVEVEETDLTPAELNHAAGLPRRHSRHWKTIVHGHDLSRILLQSHEDLVQALEEAALEGKSLQSADLAGEDLSRALLQDIDLRRADLEGARFEGTLLSAARMREAHLTDSVFTDADLEDAHLQDAWMERADFSRANLKGACMEGADLTDAILRDADLRRANLRGARLTGADLAGALTEGADLEGAILSEPTAP; this is translated from the coding sequence GTGACATCTTGGCAACTGGCCGCAGGCACCGAAGGATCGACCGCACCCGTCGTCCTCCCCCGCGAAGCCTCCGAACTCGTGAAGACTCTTGAAGACCTGGTCGCTCGCAACGAGCCCTTGCGAGAGGCTTCCCTGGAAGGCGCCCCCTTGCGGGGAGCGAACCTGCGCAAGGCCAATCTGGAATGCGCCAACCTGCGGCGGGCGGATCTTTCCGATGCCAATCTGCGCGGAGCGGACCTCGAGGACGCCGAACTGGACCACGCGATCCTTTCCGGGGCCAACCTCAAGCACGCCGATCTGTCCGGAGCCGACCTCAAACACGCCGATCTTCGCGGCGCCAACCTCCAGAAAGCCAACCTGGAAGGCGCCGATTTGTCGGAAGCCGACCTTTCCGGCGCGAACCTTTCGGGCGCGAACCTGGAAGACACCGTGCTGATCCGCGCCAAGTTCAACAATGCCGACCTCTCCGAGGCGAGCCTGAACCGCGCCGATTGCCTGGAAACCGATTTCCGCAACGCCCGCATGGTGGATGTGGACCTGATCGACGCGCGGTTGATCTCCACCGATCTGCGCGAGGCGAACCTGATGCTCGCCGAGTTCCAAGGTTCCCTGATGCGCCACGCCAAGCTCGAAGGAGCAGGCCTGGGCGGTTCGGACTTCACCGGCGTGGAAGTGGAAGAAACCGATCTCACCCCCGCCGAACTCAACCACGCGGCGGGCCTGCCCCGGCGCCACTCGCGGCACTGGAAGACCATCGTGCACGGGCACGATCTGTCGCGCATCCTGCTGCAGTCCCACGAGGATCTGGTGCAGGCGCTGGAAGAAGCCGCTCTGGAAGGCAAAAGCCTGCAATCGGCCGATCTCGCCGGCGAGGACCTCTCGCGCGCCCTGCTCCAGGACATCGACCTGCGTCGCGCCGACCTGGAGGGCGCCCGGTTCGAAGGCACCCTGCTTTCCGCCGCCCGCATGCGCGAAGCCCACTTGACGGATTCCGTCTTCACGGACGCCGACCTCGAAGACGCCCATCTCCAGGACGCGTGGATGGAACGGGCGGATTTCTCGCGGGCCAACCTGAAGGGCGCCTGCATGGAAGGCGCCGACCTCACCGATGCCATCCTGCGCGATGCGGATCTTCGCCGCGCGAACCTCCGCGGCGCGCGTCTGACCGGTGCCGACCTCGCAGGAGCCTTGACCGAAGGCGCGGATCTCGAAGGAGCGATCCTCTCGGAGCCGACGGCGCCATGA
- a CDS encoding FAD-dependent thymidylate synthase: MNYTTSQEVFLRHFFTNTDSDVYCATDAMPMALWAFLEGGYSRSQMSMRDRFLKVFEEISEKDEDAPTIEELADAVARSRLPQLDAAMRKASDFMAKWAVEYGHNSLKDSSVDRFALENVSQRAAKLLEHSQLGAFQEKSTRYLDFSADDLVFPAGLMASAYGEESRWQSRQMMVAYRELLDRMKVHFEAILSRRDFKTEAAWRRTAHAKAFDVARYLLPCSVRTSLGATMPSRETERQLTALLASPHEEIRSIASRMRDEALRINPGLLKHVQPNPYMERTGGPLAELAGNLGWSRPEAATEPVVNLSWISPDIELLALASALSATERLSLTTATIRENLRQSGPETTTEVARAALANRGPHDEWPKEFAVGQIGFDLVLDFGAWRDLQRHRVGLQLRARPATELGYSVPDELNLPTLTWELDHYRRSMDRATEFHSRVARERPFDAEYLTALGHHTAWTAAMDLRQWAYLVELRSGPSGHQSYRDIAHRMARAVLPHVPNLAQYLRVDWSGEADRRAAEERIQAKLEAARKDV; the protein is encoded by the coding sequence ATGAACTACACCACGAGCCAGGAAGTCTTCCTCCGCCATTTCTTCACGAACACGGATTCGGACGTCTATTGCGCCACCGATGCCATGCCGATGGCTCTGTGGGCGTTTCTGGAGGGCGGTTACAGCCGCTCGCAGATGTCGATGCGCGACCGCTTCCTCAAGGTCTTCGAGGAGATCTCGGAAAAGGACGAGGACGCCCCCACCATCGAAGAACTCGCCGACGCCGTGGCTCGTTCACGATTGCCCCAACTGGACGCGGCCATGCGCAAAGCCTCCGATTTCATGGCCAAGTGGGCGGTGGAGTACGGCCACAACAGCCTCAAGGACAGCTCGGTGGACCGCTTCGCGCTGGAAAACGTGAGCCAGCGCGCGGCCAAGCTCCTGGAGCACAGCCAATTGGGCGCCTTCCAGGAAAAGTCCACGCGCTACCTGGATTTTTCCGCCGACGACCTGGTGTTCCCGGCAGGGCTCATGGCGTCGGCCTACGGCGAGGAATCCCGCTGGCAATCCCGCCAAATGATGGTGGCCTACCGCGAACTGCTGGACCGCATGAAGGTCCACTTCGAAGCGATCCTGTCGCGGCGCGACTTCAAGACGGAAGCCGCCTGGCGCCGCACCGCCCACGCCAAGGCCTTCGACGTGGCCCGCTACCTCCTGCCCTGTTCGGTGCGCACCTCGCTGGGGGCGACCATGCCTTCGCGGGAGACCGAACGCCAGCTCACGGCGCTTCTGGCCTCGCCCCACGAGGAAATCCGCTCCATCGCCTCGCGCATGCGCGACGAAGCCCTGCGGATCAATCCGGGCCTGCTCAAGCACGTCCAGCCCAATCCCTACATGGAACGCACCGGCGGCCCCTTGGCGGAACTGGCCGGGAACCTCGGGTGGAGCCGCCCCGAAGCGGCGACAGAACCTGTCGTGAATCTTTCCTGGATCAGCCCGGACATCGAACTTCTGGCCCTGGCTTCGGCCCTCAGCGCCACCGAGCGTTTGTCGCTTACCACCGCGACCATCCGCGAGAACCTGCGCCAAAGCGGCCCCGAGACGACCACCGAGGTCGCTCGCGCCGCCCTGGCCAATCGCGGGCCGCACGACGAATGGCCCAAGGAATTCGCCGTGGGCCAGATCGGGTTCGACCTGGTGTTGGATTTCGGGGCCTGGCGCGATCTGCAGCGCCACCGCGTGGGGCTGCAGCTGCGCGCGCGACCCGCGACGGAACTGGGCTACTCCGTTCCCGACGAACTGAACCTACCCACCTTGACCTGGGAGCTGGACCACTACCGTCGCAGCATGGACAGGGCGACGGAATTCCATTCCCGCGTCGCGCGCGAACGCCCGTTCGACGCAGAATACCTCACCGCGCTGGGCCACCACACCGCTTGGACGGCGGCGATGGACCTGCGCCAATGGGCCTACCTGGTGGAGCTTCGCTCCGGTCCTTCCGGACACCAGAGCTACCGCGACATCGCCCACCGCATGGCGCGAGCGGTTCTCCCCCACGTTCCCAACCTGGCACAGTACCTTCGGGTGGACTGGTCGGGAGAGGCCGATCGCCGCGCCGCCGAAGAACGCATCCAGGCCAAGCTCGAAGCCGCCCGGAAGGACGTCTGA
- a CDS encoding NUDIX domain-containing protein — MSAEPLFVGAVCALVRRDGRILSMLRSRTKDAAPGIWEAISGRIQQGESPLAAVEREISEECALQVRIDPRPLSAHQSVRAGIPMIIVYYLADHVSGEVRLSDEHEDFAWLDADEFAARTPIVPLAQAVREALG, encoded by the coding sequence ATGTCCGCTGAGCCCCTGTTCGTGGGGGCCGTCTGCGCCCTCGTGCGACGCGACGGACGGATCCTGTCCATGTTGCGGTCGCGCACCAAGGACGCCGCTCCCGGCATCTGGGAGGCGATCTCCGGCCGCATCCAGCAGGGCGAATCGCCGCTTGCGGCGGTGGAACGCGAGATTTCCGAGGAATGCGCGCTCCAGGTGCGGATCGATCCGCGTCCGCTGAGTGCGCACCAATCCGTCCGAGCCGGCATCCCCATGATCATCGTCTACTACCTGGCCGACCACGTGTCCGGCGAGGTGCGCCTGTCCGACGAGCACGAGGACTTCGCCTGGCTGGACGCCGACGAATTCGCCGCGCGCACCCCCATCGTCCCCCTGGCCCAAGCCGTTCGGGAAGCCCTCGGCTAG
- a CDS encoding YihY/virulence factor BrkB family protein, whose translation MKTDPFGRPRRTWRTHQRELYVLVKSHVTAWIELGDTGAFSQAAAISYYTILSIFPFLLFLVVVSTRLLEDPELSVSAIRLLGSYMPNGRQFMIDTLPVLQKISGTLGVVSVAGLAWSSMGLFAALRTGLDQVAGERTPPSSLLQRWASFIAVLASSLGLLVCLALATMLSFLARLSVQFLSVGIDQLGRSSNELSSLLLRPAGLALQAGTLALSQLITWVGILALLNNLPRTRPGVHNCMVPALWVTLALDQLKGWFILFVGSNDDFTVVHGPLSAAIAFMLWAYLSALVFLYGGAWTTHLRKARMREARIRPVPERP comes from the coding sequence GTGAAGACGGATCCTTTCGGCAGGCCCAGACGGACATGGCGCACGCACCAGCGAGAGCTGTATGTGCTGGTCAAGTCGCACGTCACCGCCTGGATCGAGTTGGGGGACACCGGAGCCTTTTCGCAGGCTGCCGCCATCAGCTACTACACGATCTTGTCGATCTTTCCCTTCCTGTTGTTTTTGGTGGTGGTCTCCACTCGCTTGCTGGAGGACCCGGAACTTTCCGTGAGCGCTATCCGTCTGCTGGGGTCCTACATGCCCAACGGCCGGCAATTCATGATCGACACCCTGCCCGTGCTCCAGAAGATCTCCGGCACGCTCGGGGTGGTTTCCGTGGCCGGTCTGGCGTGGTCCTCCATGGGATTGTTCGCGGCCTTGCGCACGGGTCTGGACCAGGTGGCCGGCGAGCGCACGCCGCCATCTTCGCTCTTGCAGCGCTGGGCGAGTTTCATCGCCGTGCTGGCCAGCTCGCTGGGGCTCCTGGTGTGCCTGGCCTTGGCCACCATGCTGTCCTTCCTCGCTCGATTGTCTGTACAATTTCTGTCTGTCGGGATCGATCAACTGGGTCGAAGTTCCAACGAACTCTCGTCGCTTCTGTTGCGCCCGGCGGGTCTGGCCTTGCAAGCCGGGACGCTGGCGCTTTCGCAGCTGATCACGTGGGTGGGGATCCTCGCCTTGTTGAACAACCTTCCGCGCACGCGGCCGGGGGTGCACAACTGCATGGTTCCCGCGCTTTGGGTGACCTTGGCCTTGGACCAGCTCAAGGGATGGTTCATCCTGTTCGTGGGCTCCAACGACGACTTCACCGTGGTGCACGGTCCGTTGTCCGCCGCCATCGCCTTCATGCTGTGGGCCTATTTGTCCGCCTTGGTTTTCCTGTACGGCGGCGCGTGGACCACCCATCTTCGCAAGGCGCGCATGCGCGAGGCGCGGATCCGGCCGGTGCCGGAAAGGCCCTAG
- a CDS encoding tetratricopeptide repeat protein, whose amino-acid sequence MISASILAATLFFADNGQLETARKLVAAGQHLSAIAEYQKALESSPANSGIWLELAAARMAAGQIPGAIGDYSRAVRLSPSDVAAQKALAAAVEKSGNPPRALLEWRRVAQLAQGPEQAEAEARAEAILQSLGQAPKPAAADTAKEHGKPAATEAKAPPSSAPKSVHSAASDPADLKKIVELWKKGERDKALEQLRVVIKKSPSPEAYYYGGLMRLEEKKFDMAEFNLRKATSDKNLAGNAWYWLGRTLESRKKPKEAKEAFRKSLELAPKGEFAAEAKARLEEPKKESPKAADTTHVSKGPAPRPEAAPPSIPDSLRAPYTWYAPDLPFPKGDGSEVGKMLEEAAKQSSQKQNDLALSTLEQLKLKESASPSADLVGLASGLVYNAMGLPANAIGQIQGFLKDHPTNAQTDYAKFVEGVCLLRVGKADSAAMRLGPLPLAPKGALWTESARQSALGEALRLSGKLKESVSALKLAFDAETEPRSKRSLALRLYRGAKKAGIADQAIGPLSDVKKACDRSATCVEVTVSLADLQWSAGKTAPAQALYEEIAKTWPTSPETPWALYQIGTTLASQGKRNEAQAAWKNLLEHHPGSYWAGQARLRIEDAVWQSRYQESK is encoded by the coding sequence ATGATCTCCGCCTCGATCCTCGCCGCGACCCTGTTTTTCGCCGACAACGGCCAGCTCGAAACGGCCCGCAAGCTCGTCGCGGCCGGACAGCATCTGTCCGCCATCGCCGAGTACCAGAAGGCCCTGGAATCCTCGCCGGCCAATTCCGGGATCTGGCTGGAACTGGCCGCCGCACGCATGGCGGCCGGACAGATTCCGGGAGCCATCGGCGACTATTCGCGGGCCGTGAGGTTGTCGCCTTCCGATGTGGCCGCCCAGAAGGCGTTGGCCGCGGCGGTGGAAAAATCCGGCAACCCCCCGCGGGCCCTGCTGGAATGGAGGCGCGTGGCGCAGCTCGCCCAGGGCCCCGAACAAGCCGAGGCCGAGGCCCGCGCCGAAGCGATCCTGCAGTCGCTGGGCCAGGCGCCCAAGCCGGCGGCGGCGGACACCGCCAAGGAGCATGGAAAGCCCGCCGCGACGGAAGCCAAGGCTCCTCCCTCGTCGGCGCCGAAATCCGTCCACTCCGCCGCCTCCGACCCGGCCGACCTCAAGAAGATCGTCGAGCTGTGGAAGAAGGGCGAGCGCGACAAGGCGCTGGAGCAGCTGCGTGTGGTCATCAAGAAGAGCCCCTCTCCGGAGGCCTACTACTACGGCGGCCTGATGCGCCTGGAAGAGAAGAAGTTCGACATGGCGGAGTTCAACCTCCGCAAGGCCACCTCCGACAAGAACCTCGCGGGCAACGCGTGGTATTGGCTGGGTCGGACCTTGGAATCGCGCAAGAAGCCCAAGGAAGCCAAGGAGGCCTTCCGCAAGTCCCTGGAGCTGGCCCCCAAGGGCGAGTTCGCCGCCGAAGCCAAGGCGCGATTGGAAGAACCCAAGAAGGAATCTCCCAAGGCTGCCGACACGACACACGTCAGCAAGGGACCCGCACCGCGCCCGGAAGCGGCTCCACCCAGCATTCCGGACAGTCTGCGCGCGCCTTACACGTGGTACGCACCGGATCTTCCCTTCCCCAAAGGCGACGGATCGGAAGTGGGCAAGATGCTGGAAGAGGCCGCCAAGCAGTCCTCGCAGAAACAAAACGACCTGGCCCTGTCCACGCTAGAGCAACTCAAGCTCAAGGAGTCCGCTTCGCCCTCGGCGGATCTGGTGGGATTGGCCAGTGGATTGGTCTACAACGCCATGGGCCTGCCCGCCAACGCGATCGGACAGATCCAAGGCTTCTTGAAGGATCACCCCACCAACGCGCAGACCGACTACGCCAAGTTCGTGGAAGGCGTGTGCCTGTTGCGCGTCGGGAAGGCCGATTCCGCCGCGATGCGGCTGGGCCCTCTGCCCTTGGCCCCCAAGGGCGCACTCTGGACGGAATCCGCCCGCCAATCGGCGTTGGGGGAAGCGCTGCGGCTTTCCGGCAAGCTGAAGGAATCCGTCAGCGCGCTCAAGCTCGCCTTCGACGCGGAGACGGAGCCTCGTTCCAAGCGTTCGCTCGCTTTGCGCCTCTACCGCGGAGCGAAGAAGGCCGGGATCGCCGATCAGGCCATCGGCCCGTTGTCGGATGTCAAGAAAGCCTGCGACCGCTCGGCCACCTGTGTTGAGGTCACCGTTTCGCTGGCGGATCTGCAATGGAGCGCCGGCAAGACCGCTCCCGCGCAGGCACTCTACGAGGAGATCGCCAAGACCTGGCCCACTTCGCCGGAAACACCTTGGGCCCTGTACCAGATCGGCACCACCCTGGCAAGCCAAGGCAAACGAAACGAGGCCCAAGCGGCCTGGAAGAACCTGCTGGAACACCACCCCGGATCCTACTGGGCCGGTCAGGCCCGATTGCGCATCGAAGACGCCGTTTGGCAAAGTCGCTACCAGGAATCCAAATGA
- the ruvA gene encoding Holliday junction branch migration protein RuvA, which translates to MIEFVRGKVLAVQPGRIIVDVGPMGLGVDVPSSVAAHAGAAGSEIQLHTHLLVREDALQLVGFQTDVQKQMFLSLTSVSGIGPKVALKLLGEIDPGELAGAIVRGDVPRLTQLPGLGKKTAEVLVAHLRDAIAKGKVAGLKPGSKSNPASAGFPSVSLGNEALLALQALGADPARARAALDKALTDVPEIAGDTSRQVAEALRRL; encoded by the coding sequence ATGATCGAATTCGTCCGTGGGAAAGTCCTGGCCGTCCAGCCGGGGAGGATCATCGTCGACGTGGGCCCGATGGGCCTGGGGGTGGATGTGCCCTCCAGCGTGGCCGCCCACGCGGGCGCGGCGGGAAGCGAGATCCAATTGCACACGCACCTGTTGGTCCGCGAAGACGCACTGCAGTTGGTGGGTTTCCAAACCGACGTGCAAAAGCAGATGTTCCTCTCGCTGACGTCCGTTTCCGGTATCGGCCCCAAGGTGGCTCTCAAGCTGTTGGGCGAGATCGATCCGGGAGAACTGGCCGGAGCGATCGTCCGGGGCGATGTGCCCCGCCTCACCCAACTTCCCGGTCTGGGCAAGAAGACGGCGGAAGTCCTGGTGGCCCATCTGCGAGATGCCATCGCCAAAGGCAAAGTGGCCGGACTCAAGCCCGGAAGCAAGTCCAACCCCGCCAGCGCGGGATTCCCCTCTGTGTCGTTGGGCAACGAGGCCCTGTTGGCGCTCCAAGCGCTGGGTGCCGACCCTGCCAGGGCTAGAGCCGCTTTGGACAAGGCACTGACGGACGTTCCCGAGATCGCCGGAGACACCTCGCGGCAAGTGGCCGAAGCGCTCCGGCGGCTGTAA
- a CDS encoding rRNA pseudouridine synthase, whose product MRINRYLASCGLGSRRSVEELIRKGRVTVDGVVVRDLGFQVEESMLVEADGQAAQPPREGRVVLFNKPRNVMTTRDDPQGRRTIYDLLPESFKRLVYAGRLDFPSRGLLVLTDDGELLHRLTHPRWDHPKTYVVELDAPLSELDLERIRQGGIALPGEDPLKPAEATARGRIVTLVLREGRYRQIRRMMEVLGRDVLDLCRVAVGEWALGDLEDGQWRELEDREIDPMRQRLSLPLRGSSPPRPGADGPRPSSPTPRSSRPARSARD is encoded by the coding sequence GTGAGGATCAACCGGTATCTCGCCTCTTGCGGTTTGGGGTCGCGTCGCTCCGTGGAAGAGCTCATCCGCAAGGGTCGGGTCACGGTGGATGGCGTGGTGGTGCGCGATCTGGGCTTCCAGGTGGAAGAGTCCATGCTTGTGGAAGCGGACGGACAGGCCGCCCAGCCGCCTCGCGAGGGGCGCGTGGTGCTGTTCAACAAGCCGCGCAACGTGATGACCACCCGCGACGATCCCCAGGGACGGAGGACCATCTACGACCTCCTGCCGGAATCCTTCAAGCGGCTGGTGTACGCGGGACGTCTGGATTTTCCCTCGCGTGGACTCCTGGTGCTGACCGACGACGGCGAGTTGTTGCACCGTCTCACGCACCCGCGCTGGGACCACCCCAAGACCTACGTGGTGGAATTGGACGCGCCGCTGTCCGAGCTCGACCTGGAACGCATCCGGCAGGGCGGCATCGCCTTGCCGGGCGAAGACCCCCTCAAGCCGGCCGAAGCGACCGCACGTGGACGGATCGTGACCTTGGTGCTGCGCGAGGGTCGTTACCGACAGATTCGGCGCATGATGGAGGTCCTGGGACGGGATGTTCTGGACTTGTGCCGTGTCGCAGTGGGAGAATGGGCTCTCGGAGACCTGGAGGACGGCCAGTGGCGAGAGTTGGAAGACAGGGAAATCGATCCGATGCGGCAAAGGTTGTCCTTGCCGTTGCGGGGATCTTCACCACCACGGCCTGGTGCGGATGGGCCACGCCCTTCGTCCCCGACCCCGAGATCGAGCCGCCCGGCTCGCTCCGCGCGGGACTGA
- a CDS encoding class I SAM-dependent methyltransferase yields the protein MSRTTFYDLVSPLYPLVDVFLAPQKRRLCEEVRDFAPNLLLEIGAGNGSHRELLHGTRSIGVDVSRRMLGTAVRQNPSTFSALLADGLALPLADACVDAVVLSHVASVVPDPAKLLAESHRVLRAGGRLWILNHFTPASWVGAFDRMVRPLGPILGLKTVFRVEDLSEGLSAFTPLANRPIGAFSYYRLLTLAKP from the coding sequence ATGAGCCGCACCACCTTCTACGATCTCGTTTCGCCCCTCTACCCGCTGGTGGACGTGTTCCTCGCTCCCCAGAAACGACGGCTGTGCGAGGAGGTCCGGGACTTCGCGCCAAACCTGTTGTTGGAGATCGGGGCCGGCAACGGATCGCACCGGGAACTTCTCCACGGGACCAGGTCCATCGGCGTGGACGTGTCGCGGCGCATGCTGGGCACGGCAGTTCGCCAGAATCCGTCCACCTTCTCCGCCCTGTTGGCCGACGGACTCGCGCTTCCGCTGGCGGACGCCTGCGTCGATGCGGTGGTGCTGTCGCACGTGGCCAGCGTGGTGCCCGATCCCGCCAAGCTCCTGGCCGAATCCCACCGTGTGCTGCGAGCGGGCGGAAGGCTGTGGATCCTCAACCATTTCACGCCCGCCTCCTGGGTGGGCGCCTTCGACCGGATGGTCCGGCCCCTGGGTCCGATCCTGGGCCTCAAGACCGTGTTTCGCGTGGAAGACCTGTCCGAGGGGCTCTCCGCCTTCACGCCTCTGGCCAACCGTCCGATCGGGGCGTTTTCCTACTACCGCCTCCTGACCTTGGCCAAGCCATGA
- a CDS encoding dUTP diphosphatase, producing MDLLEDLFSRQAALNDAVFEKRSIRGEDGRILSMAELFAKARSGPVLPPSDTARWISGYLKALMEEGRELSEEVPWKWWSKENLDMEAIRVEIVDMLHFWISLALVSGMDASEVHRLYLLKNEVNHRRQDAGYDASTKTGRDDLHVR from the coding sequence ATGGACCTGCTGGAAGACCTCTTTTCCCGCCAGGCCGCGCTCAACGACGCGGTCTTCGAAAAACGCTCCATCCGCGGCGAAGACGGACGGATCCTGTCCATGGCCGAACTGTTCGCCAAGGCCAGATCCGGCCCGGTCCTCCCTCCCTCCGACACCGCCCGTTGGATCTCCGGATACCTCAAGGCGCTGATGGAAGAAGGACGGGAATTGTCGGAAGAGGTTCCGTGGAAGTGGTGGTCCAAGGAAAACCTGGACATGGAAGCCATCCGGGTGGAGATCGTGGACATGCTCCATTTCTGGATCTCGCTGGCCTTGGTTTCCGGCATGGACGCATCGGAGGTCCACCGGTTGTACCTCCTGAAGAACGAAGTCAACCATCGCCGCCAGGACGCCGGCTACGACGCATCCACCAAGACGGGCCGCGACGACCTCCATGTCCGCTGA